AGTGTACGGTTCCACAGATGACGCCAGCGCCCCCTCTGCGCGCTGTCGCCGCCGAGCGCGGACTGCACGTCGGGGCCATGATCGGCCCCGGGCCCCTCCGGACCGAGCCGAGACACCGCCGGACCCTCGCCGACGAGTTCGCCGCGGTCACGCCGGGCAGCGCGCTGAAGATGGGACCGCTCCGGCCGTCGCGGGACACGTACGACTTCGGCGACGCCGACGCTGTCGTCGACTTCGGCGTCGCACACGACATGTACGTCCGCGGCCACGCGCTCGTGTGGCACAACCAGAAGCCCGACTGGTTCCAGGCGTGGGACTACACCGACGACCAGTTGCGGGCCTTCCTGCGCGACCATATCCACACGGTCGCCGGCCGCTACCGGGCGACAGTCGACGCCTGGGACGTCGTCAACGAGGCCGTCGCCGACGACGGCTCGCTGCGCGAGACCGTCTGGTCCGACGCGCTGGTCGGGGACTACGTCGCCGACGCGTTCCGCTGGGCTGACGAGGTCACCGACGCCAACCTCTACTACAACGACTACGGGTGCGAGGCGCTCACCGAGAAGGCCGACGCCGTCTACGACCTGCTCGCGGACCTCCTCGACCGCGGCGTGCCGGTCGACGGCGTCGGCCTCCAGCTCCACGCGCTGGGCGAGCGACCCGACCCCGACTCGATCCGGGCGAATGTCGAACGGTTCCGGGACCTCGGGCTCGACGTCCAGATCACCGAGATGGACGTCGCGTTCTCCCGGGACGACGTCCCGGACGACCCGCTCGCGGTCCAGGCCGGCTACTACCGCGCGGTCGCCGAGGTCTGCCCGGAGGCCGGCTGCGACGCGCTCGTCGTCGCCGGCGTCAGCGACGCGAACTCGTGGCTGCGCTCCTTCGCGGACTTCCCCGATCGGTATACCGGCGACCCGCTGCTGTTCGACGAGCGGTACCGGCCCAAGCCCGCCTACGACGCCGTCGTCGAGGCCCTCGCGGAGGACTGATTACGCACGCGTTCCTTCCACCGCCCGATGCGAGCCGCAGCCTTCACCGAACTGATCGGGCCGGACGGCGTGGACGTGATCGACCACGAGACCCCCGTGGCCGGGCCCGGCGAGGCCGTCGTCGACGTCGAGGCCTGCGCGATCAACCGCCACGACCTCTGGATCCTCGAGGGCGACTCGGCGATGGTCGACGCCGACGACCTCCCCTTCGTCACCGGGCTCGACGTCGCCGGCACGGTCCGCGAGGTCGGCGAGGGCGTCTCGGGCGTCGAGCCCGGCGACCGCGTCGTGCTCTGCCCGAACGAGACCTGCGGGACCTGCCGGTTCTGCCGCGAGGGCCCCGAAAATCTCTGCGAGAACTTCTCGCTGTACCACGGCGGGCTCGCGGAGGCCGCCCGCGTCGAGGCCGACCGCCTCATCGCGCTCCCCGACGGCGTGGACACCGCGACCGCCGCCGCGGTCCCGACGGCGTACGTGACCGCGTTCCACATGCTCCGGCGGGCCGACGTCGGCCCCGGCGACCTCGTGTTCGTCCCGGGCGCGACCGGCGGCGTCGGCGTCGCGACCGTCCAGCTCGCCGACGTACTGGGCGCGCGGACCGTCGGGACCTCTTCCTCGGAGTCGAAACTCGACCGCGTCCGCGAACTCGGCCTCGACCACGGGATCCGGTCGACCGACACCGACGAGATCCGCGAGCGCGTGGCGGAGGTCGGCACGCCCGACGCCGTCGTCAACCACCTCGGCGGCGAGTTCACCGAACTCGGCCAGCGGGTCATGCGCCGCGGCGGGACGATGGTCGTCTGCGGGCGGACGGCCGGCGGCACCTCGACGGTCGACGTCGCCGACCTCTTCCTGGGCCACAAGCGCGTCGTCGGCTCGACGATGGGCACGCAGGACGACCTGCGCCGACTCGTCGACCTCGTCGCCGCGGGCCAGTTCGAACCCGTGATCGACGAGACCTACTCGCTCTCCGAGACGGCCGCGGCGTTCGCCGCGATGCAGGACCGCGAGAGCGTCGGGAAACTCGTCGTCGAACCCTGACCTCCCCGTCTGGGGCCGTCTTCGCGGCGCGAAGGACGAACGCGACCGGCGTAGTGTACGGGGATCGCCCTGCGCCGGAAGGGCTTTACACACGTCCGTGATATCGAATCCCGTGATCGACGGCTCCGAGTGTCCGGACTGCGGCGGGCACGTCTCGACGGACGACGGGACGGACTACGCGTGTGACGACTGCGGCGCCGCCTTCGACGTCACCGACCTCTTCCTCCCCTGACGCCGTCGGACGCCGGTGCGCGGTGACGGTCAGCACCAGGGCGTGCCGAGGCTGTTTACAGCGAATCAGGGGACGAAACCGGCGGCAGGGGTTTGTCGGGGCGGATCGTCTGTGCTCGCGTGATCGAGGTTCGCCCGGCGACGCCCGCCGACGTGCCCGCCGTCCAGCGCGTCGCTCGCGCAGGCTGGCACGCGGCCTACGACGATCGGCTGGGCACCGGCGCCGTCGACGCGGTCGTCGACGACTGGTACGCCGACGAGACGGTCCGAAACTACGTGACCGACGACGACGTCAGCTACTTCGTCGCCGAGGACGACGCCGTCGTCGGCTACGCCGCTGGCGGACCCGACCCCGACGTCGACGGTCCGACCGCGCAACTGGGCGCCATCTACGTCCACCCCGACCGCTGGCGGGAGGGGATCGGTAGTCGGTGGCTGGACGCCCTGACCGACCGCCTCGCCGACCGCGGCTTCGAGCGCCTCCGGATCGACGTGCTGGCCGCCAACGACGCCGGCCGCGCCTTCTACGAGCGACGGGGCTTCGAGGTGGTCGACTGCGGTGAGGTTGAACTGGGCGAGGTGGTATGCGACGGAATAACGTATGCAGGCCCCCTCTAATCGGCCGACGGCTATCGAAATCCTTTTTGATACCCTCGCCTTCGACACGAGTGCGCGCCGCCTTAGCTCAGACTGGGAGAGCACTCGACTGAAGATCGAGCTGTCCCCGGTTCAAATCCGGGAGGCGGCATACTTCTGCTGGCGCTCGTGAGCGAGCGCCAGCTGTGTATGTGACCCGACCGCGATTCGAACCCTGGAAGGCACGCGCAACGGGCGGAGCGAGTGAGCACGTCTTCCTCCGGTCCAAATCCGGACGGCGGTACGTTTCTACGGGTGACGCCAGCGGCACGTGTGAGCGGTCGAAACGCAGTCCCGCCCCACAGGAGCACCCCGCCCGGGAATCGATCAGGATCCGCTGTTCGCCTCGACTGCCACGGCGACCTCGTTGCGCCGGAGGAACGGGAGCGTCCAGGGGGCGTCGTACCCCATGAAGAACGGCTCGCCGGCGAGAGGGACGCCGGCCGTCTCGAGCGTCTCCAGCAGCCGTTCGGTTTCGCGAGCGACGCGGGAGTCCGTGGCCCGCCACGAGAACCGCCGGACGGCGAGCGTCCGCTCGGGAACTTCGACGACCGCCACGTCGTCGTCGGTGGGTCGCGGCGCCGAGTCCGCGTCGTACTCCGGGGGGAGGTAGAACGCCATCCGGACCTCGTCCGCACCGCGGTCCCCGCCGGTTTCGACGGGAGCGGTCATCGGAATTGTCCGCCCGGTGCGCTCGACCGTGACCGGCGCAGTCATCTCGATCGTCGTTCCGGTGCCGTCCACCTCGACCGGGGCGGTCATCGATAGTTCCTCGCTGCCCTCGTTCGCGCCGCTGATGTACCGGAACAGCCGACCGAACGCCGCGTTCTCGGAGGGGGCGACCGTCTCGACGAGGACCTGCTCGGGATAGCGGCGGAGTTCGACGTCGTGGACGTGGGTGACGACCGTGTAGGGGACGGTTTCGGTCGCGTGCCGCTGGTAGAGGCTCCAGGCACCGGCGGCTGCCAGCGCTCCCCCGGCCACGCCCGCGACGATAGCGGAGTTCCGGACCATACGAAGGGTTGGGCGGGGAGGTCGATAGGTCTTGCTCCAGGTTGACACTCGAACGCTTCGCGAGTCGGTCGATTCATTCGGGTCCGCCCGTCGAGCGGCCCGCGCAAGCGTATCGAGACCGGAAACCGGCTCAATCGACCGGAAAGCTGGTCTTTACCCGTACGTTGTCCTCCGCTACCGTATGGACACCACACCGCTCGGACGCACGGGCGAGTCGGTCAGCGAGCTCTGTCTCGGTCCGATGTACTTCGGGAGCCGGGTCGACAGGGAGACCTCCTTCGAGTTGCT
This genomic interval from Halomicrobium urmianum contains the following:
- a CDS encoding endo-1,4-beta-xylanase translates to MTPAPPLRAVAAERGLHVGAMIGPGPLRTEPRHRRTLADEFAAVTPGSALKMGPLRPSRDTYDFGDADAVVDFGVAHDMYVRGHALVWHNQKPDWFQAWDYTDDQLRAFLRDHIHTVAGRYRATVDAWDVVNEAVADDGSLRETVWSDALVGDYVADAFRWADEVTDANLYYNDYGCEALTEKADAVYDLLADLLDRGVPVDGVGLQLHALGERPDPDSIRANVERFRDLGLDVQITEMDVAFSRDDVPDDPLAVQAGYYRAVAEVCPEAGCDALVVAGVSDANSWLRSFADFPDRYTGDPLLFDERYRPKPAYDAVVEALAED
- a CDS encoding GNAT family N-acetyltransferase, which gives rise to MIEVRPATPADVPAVQRVARAGWHAAYDDRLGTGAVDAVVDDWYADETVRNYVTDDDVSYFVAEDDAVVGYAAGGPDPDVDGPTAQLGAIYVHPDRWREGIGSRWLDALTDRLADRGFERLRIDVLAANDAGRAFYERRGFEVVDCGEVELGEVVCDGITYAGPL
- a CDS encoding SOUL family heme-binding protein, with amino-acid sequence MVRNSAIVAGVAGGALAAAGAWSLYQRHATETVPYTVVTHVHDVELRRYPEQVLVETVAPSENAAFGRLFRYISGANEGSEELSMTAPVEVDGTGTTIEMTAPVTVERTGRTIPMTAPVETGGDRGADEVRMAFYLPPEYDADSAPRPTDDDVAVVEVPERTLAVRRFSWRATDSRVARETERLLETLETAGVPLAGEPFFMGYDAPWTLPFLRRNEVAVAVEANSGS
- a CDS encoding alcohol dehydrogenase catalytic domain-containing protein, which codes for MRAAAFTELIGPDGVDVIDHETPVAGPGEAVVDVEACAINRHDLWILEGDSAMVDADDLPFVTGLDVAGTVREVGEGVSGVEPGDRVVLCPNETCGTCRFCREGPENLCENFSLYHGGLAEAARVEADRLIALPDGVDTATAAAVPTAYVTAFHMLRRADVGPGDLVFVPGATGGVGVATVQLADVLGARTVGTSSSESKLDRVRELGLDHGIRSTDTDEIRERVAEVGTPDAVVNHLGGEFTELGQRVMRRGGTMVVCGRTAGGTSTVDVADLFLGHKRVVGSTMGTQDDLRRLVDLVAAGQFEPVIDETYSLSETAAAFAAMQDRESVGKLVVEP